A stretch of Mycobacterium sp. ITM-2016-00316 DNA encodes these proteins:
- a CDS encoding PDR/VanB family oxidoreductase has protein sequence MNTLKLVVTAVDDRIAGIRTLTLADPDGTALPSFTPGSHIVVECGGSANAYSLTGDGNSPMSYVISVLRCDEGAGGSRWIHDELALGDTVAASPPRSAFAPVLRARRHLLVAAGIGITPMVSHLRSARLWGRDVRLLYIHRQGRGAYADTIAQLGGHASIHTGRAEFTNELLAALADQPFGTHLYVCGPASFIEYVTVAAADLGWPASRIHVEHFGSDALDPGEPFAARVTSTGEEFVVDAGVSLLEELERRGFEVPNLCRRGVCGECRLPVASGAITHRDLYLTDAEKKAGDALMACVSRGGDDTLEVAL, from the coding sequence GTGAACACCCTCAAACTCGTCGTGACCGCGGTCGATGACAGGATCGCCGGCATCCGGACACTCACCTTGGCCGATCCCGACGGAACGGCCCTGCCGTCCTTCACACCCGGCAGTCACATCGTCGTGGAGTGCGGTGGTAGCGCCAATGCCTATTCGCTGACCGGTGACGGCAATTCGCCGATGTCGTACGTGATATCCGTGCTGCGCTGTGACGAAGGCGCCGGTGGTTCGCGGTGGATTCACGACGAACTTGCGCTGGGTGACACCGTCGCCGCAAGCCCCCCGCGCAGCGCGTTCGCACCGGTGCTGCGCGCGCGCCGACACCTGCTGGTCGCCGCGGGAATCGGCATCACCCCGATGGTGTCGCACCTACGCAGTGCCCGGCTCTGGGGACGTGACGTCCGCCTGCTCTACATCCACCGACAGGGGAGGGGGGCCTATGCGGACACCATCGCCCAACTCGGCGGGCACGCCTCGATCCATACCGGCCGTGCGGAGTTCACGAACGAGTTGCTCGCCGCACTTGCCGACCAACCCTTCGGTACCCATCTCTACGTGTGCGGGCCTGCCTCGTTCATCGAGTACGTCACCGTCGCGGCCGCGGATCTGGGCTGGCCGGCCAGCCGGATCCACGTGGAACACTTCGGATCCGACGCGCTCGATCCGGGTGAGCCGTTCGCCGCCCGGGTCACCTCCACCGGTGAGGAGTTCGTCGTCGACGCCGGTGTCTCGCTGCTGGAGGAGTTGGAGCGCCGCGGCTTCGAGGTGCCCAACCTGTGTCGCCGCGGGGTGTGCGGAGAATGCCGCCTGCCGGTCGCGTCCGGTGCGATCACCCACCGCGACCTGTACCTGACCGATGCCGAGAAGAAGGCCGGTGATGCGCTGATGGCCTGCGTGTCGCGTGGCGGAGACGACACCCTGGAGGTAGCACTGTGA
- a CDS encoding dimethylamine monooxygenase subunit DmmA family protein codes for MRPDLELTSVPGWALNPTQPDADLSGRAWTIIAFGPRGAEVARDWMAQIVSAGRESAVRLHQVDAGQALAALTADLADARVGWRLMMAGPADACLELRGAATGLGVADDEMTVASTDVDSRAVHCVHCGSVTRARVQLDEVLPCASCERKLLVYHHVSRRGGTYLGFMVDAECPAEVVS; via the coding sequence ATGCGACCGGACCTCGAGCTGACAAGTGTGCCCGGCTGGGCGCTGAACCCCACCCAACCCGATGCCGACCTCTCCGGGCGGGCCTGGACCATCATCGCCTTCGGGCCGCGCGGCGCCGAGGTCGCACGTGACTGGATGGCCCAGATCGTCTCGGCCGGTCGCGAATCCGCGGTACGTCTGCATCAGGTGGATGCCGGGCAGGCGCTCGCGGCACTGACAGCAGACCTGGCCGACGCGCGGGTGGGGTGGCGGCTGATGATGGCCGGACCCGCCGATGCGTGCCTGGAACTGCGTGGCGCCGCGACCGGCCTCGGCGTCGCGGATGACGAGATGACAGTGGCGTCCACCGACGTCGATTCGCGCGCGGTGCACTGTGTGCACTGTGGGTCCGTCACCCGCGCCCGGGTGCAGCTCGACGAGGTGCTTCCCTGCGCATCGTGTGAGCGGAAACTACTGGTATATCACCATGTTTCGCGTCGAGGCGGTACATATCTGGGGTTCATGGTCGATGCCGAGTGCCCGGCCGAGGTCGTGTCGTGA
- a CDS encoding FAD-dependent oxidoreductase, with translation MAERIMIVGAGIAGLATAVALRRVGHDVTVIEQRTDTAIGAGISIWPNALAALDVLGLGEQVRAAGGRVSAGALRWRDGRWLRRPAADRIVRALGEPLVIIHRGTLTEILAGALPGDTVTRGVAATALEVSGTGARITLSDGSVATVDAVVGADGVDSLVARHLNGELSRQYAGYTAWRGIASYALDPDLAGETMGPGLEVGHVPMGPAHTYWFATQRVPQGQTAAGGEHAHLQRVFGDWPEPIPALLAATDPAAVLRNDLYDRAPAATWARGRAVLVGDAAHPMRPHLGQGGCQGVEDAAILAALTVGGETDLSGAFERFAQFRRRRVRALVLESRTVGRVINMRPAALGGLAARATALIPEAALARHLAAVAGRSAFVLPRD, from the coding sequence ATGGCCGAGCGCATCATGATCGTCGGCGCCGGTATCGCCGGACTGGCCACCGCGGTGGCCCTGCGCCGGGTGGGTCATGACGTGACCGTGATCGAACAGCGCACCGATACCGCCATCGGTGCCGGTATCAGCATCTGGCCCAATGCACTGGCCGCACTCGACGTGCTGGGCCTCGGCGAGCAGGTGCGCGCCGCCGGCGGCAGGGTCAGCGCCGGTGCGCTGCGCTGGCGCGATGGCCGGTGGCTGCGCAGACCGGCCGCCGACCGGATCGTGCGGGCGTTGGGCGAACCACTGGTCATCATCCACCGCGGCACGCTCACCGAGATCCTGGCCGGGGCCCTGCCCGGAGACACGGTGACGCGTGGTGTCGCCGCCACCGCGCTCGAGGTGTCGGGCACCGGAGCCCGGATCACGTTGTCAGACGGGTCCGTTGCCACCGTCGACGCCGTGGTGGGTGCCGACGGCGTGGACTCACTGGTGGCACGGCATCTCAACGGCGAGCTCTCCCGGCAGTACGCGGGTTACACCGCCTGGCGCGGGATCGCCTCGTACGCACTGGATCCCGACCTTGCCGGGGAGACGATGGGACCCGGACTCGAGGTGGGCCATGTGCCGATGGGCCCGGCGCACACCTATTGGTTCGCCACTCAGCGGGTACCGCAGGGGCAGACGGCAGCGGGCGGGGAGCACGCACACCTGCAGCGCGTATTCGGCGACTGGCCGGAACCGATTCCCGCCCTGTTGGCGGCCACCGACCCGGCGGCGGTGCTCCGCAATGATCTCTACGACCGCGCTCCCGCCGCCACGTGGGCCCGCGGCCGGGCGGTGCTCGTCGGTGACGCCGCGCATCCGATGCGCCCCCACCTCGGTCAGGGCGGCTGCCAGGGCGTGGAGGATGCGGCGATTCTCGCGGCGCTGACCGTCGGCGGGGAGACCGATCTGTCGGGCGCATTCGAGCGCTTCGCGCAGTTCCGGAGGCGTCGGGTGCGCGCACTGGTGCTGGAATCCCGGACCGTCGGGCGCGTCATCAACATGCGACCCGCTGCACTCGGTGGGCTGGCCGCCAGGGCCACGGCGCTGATCCCCGAGGCGGCGCTGGCCAGGCATCTGGCCGCGGTGGCCGGGCGGTCGGCCTTCGTGTTACCCCGCGACTGA
- the mobA gene encoding molybdenum cofactor guanylyltransferase: MGRDKATLVVRGQTLVERVVSTVGTRCAPVFVIAAPGQALPDLTAQVLRDEVRGVGPLLATARGLRAAADAGRTWAFVCAVDMPHLGAGVIDELSEAAASSVADVVLPWDGRDHYLAGLYRTALAARADELVAAGERSMRALVDAADTQRIVMEQRRELTNVNTPQDLD; this comes from the coding sequence ATGGGGCGCGACAAGGCCACCCTGGTGGTTCGTGGCCAGACACTCGTCGAGCGAGTGGTGAGCACCGTCGGCACCCGCTGTGCACCGGTTTTTGTCATCGCAGCTCCCGGCCAGGCGCTTCCCGACCTGACTGCGCAGGTCCTGCGCGACGAGGTCCGCGGCGTCGGTCCGCTGCTGGCGACGGCACGGGGACTGCGGGCTGCCGCGGATGCGGGTCGGACATGGGCCTTCGTCTGCGCGGTCGACATGCCGCACCTGGGCGCCGGCGTCATCGATGAACTGTCCGAGGCCGCCGCATCCTCGGTGGCCGATGTGGTCCTGCCCTGGGACGGGCGCGACCATTATCTCGCCGGCCTCTACCGCACTGCACTGGCGGCCAGAGCCGATGAGTTGGTGGCGGCCGGCGAGCGCAGCATGCGTGCGCTGGTGGATGCCGCGGACACCCAGCGCATCGTCATGGAGCAACGGCGCGAGCTGACCAACGTCAATACGCCGCAGGATCTGGACTGA
- a CDS encoding 2-oxoacid:ferredoxin oxidoreductase subunit beta, with product MTDLIGSDLGLTESLSKTALVPTTDQPQKGKDFTSDQEVRWCPGCGDYVILNTIRNFLPELGLRRENIAFVSGIGCSSRFPYYLETYGFHSIHGRAPTIATGLALAREDLSVWVVTGDGDSLSIGGNHLIHALRRNINITILLFNNRIYGLTKGQYSPTSEVGKVTKSTPMGSVDYPFNPVSLALGAEATFVGRALDSDRKGLTEVLRGAAAHRGAALVEIMQDCPIFNDGSFDALRKEGAEDRLINVTHGEPITFGADGEYAVVKSGFGLEVAKTADVPADQIVVHDATIDDPAYAFALSRLSEQNLDHMVMGIFRQVSKPTYDDAARQQISAAREAKAHDTAALQSLLRGKDTWSVD from the coding sequence ATGACCGACCTGATCGGCTCTGATCTGGGCCTGACCGAATCCCTGAGCAAGACTGCGCTGGTCCCGACGACGGACCAGCCGCAGAAGGGCAAGGACTTCACCAGTGACCAGGAGGTCCGCTGGTGCCCGGGTTGCGGTGACTACGTCATCCTGAATACGATCCGCAACTTCCTGCCGGAACTGGGTCTGCGCCGCGAGAACATCGCGTTCGTCAGCGGTATCGGCTGCTCCAGCCGGTTCCCGTACTACCTGGAGACCTACGGTTTCCACTCGATCCACGGCCGCGCGCCGACCATCGCCACCGGTCTGGCACTGGCTCGTGAGGACCTGTCGGTGTGGGTGGTCACCGGTGACGGTGACTCGCTGTCCATCGGCGGCAATCACCTCATCCATGCGCTGCGCCGCAATATCAACATCACCATCCTGCTGTTCAACAACCGGATCTACGGTCTGACCAAGGGCCAGTACTCGCCGACCTCCGAGGTCGGCAAGGTCACCAAGTCCACGCCGATGGGCTCGGTGGACTACCCGTTCAACCCGGTGTCGCTGGCGCTGGGTGCCGAGGCCACCTTCGTCGGGCGGGCGCTCGACTCCGACCGCAAGGGTCTGACCGAGGTGCTGCGCGGTGCCGCGGCTCATCGCGGTGCCGCCCTCGTGGAGATCATGCAGGACTGCCCGATCTTCAACGACGGTTCCTTCGACGCGCTGCGGAAGGAAGGCGCCGAAGACCGACTGATCAATGTCACCCACGGGGAGCCGATCACGTTCGGCGCCGACGGTGAGTACGCCGTGGTCAAGTCCGGGTTCGGCCTGGAGGTCGCCAAGACCGCCGATGTACCCGCCGATCAGATCGTCGTCCACGACGCGACGATCGACGACCCGGCGTACGCCTTCGCGCTGTCGCGGCTGTCCGAGCAGAACCTCGATCACATGGTGATGGGCATCTTCCGGCAGGTGAGCAAGCCGACCTACGACGACGCCGCGCGCCAGCAGATCAGCGCAGCCCGCGAGGCCAAGGCGCACGACACGGCCGCACTGCAATCGCTGCTTCGCGGCAAGGACACCTGGTCGGTCGACTAA
- a CDS encoding 2-oxoacid:acceptor oxidoreductase subunit alpha produces MGQNGNSGTPRQKLEKVVIRFAGDSGDGMQLTGDRFTTEAALFGNDLATQPNYPAEIRAPQGTLPGVSSFQIQIADYDILTAGDRPDVLVAMNPAALKANVGDLPRGGLIIANSDEFTKRNLAKVGYDASPLDNDELSDYVVQPVAMTTLTLGAVEAIGASKKDGQRAKNMFALGLLSWMYGRELEASESFIRDKFARKPEIAEANVLALKAGWNYGETTEAFATTYEVAPAKLKSGDYRQISGNTALAYGVVAAGQLSDIQVVLGTYPITPASDILHELSKYKHFNVMTFQAEDEIAGIGAAIGASYGGALGVTSTSGPGVSLKSEAIGLAVMTELPLLVIDVQRGGPSTGLPTKTEQADLLQALYGRNGESPVAVLAPCSPSDCFDIAIEAVRIAIGYHTPVIILSDGAIANGSEPWRIPDISTYPAIDHTFAKSGEPFEPYARDPETLARQFAVPGTPGLEHRIGGLESANGSGNISYEPKNHDLMVRLRQLKIDGITVPDIEVDDPDGDAELLLLGWGSSYGPIGEACRRARRNGIKVAHAQLRYLNPFPANLEEVLRRYPKVVVPEMNLGQLALLLRGKFLVDVQSVTKVEGMAFLADEVEGIIDAALDGTLREKETDKAKFARLAAATVESVGASA; encoded by the coding sequence GTGGGCCAGAACGGCAACTCGGGGACACCCCGGCAGAAGCTGGAGAAGGTGGTCATCCGCTTCGCCGGTGACTCCGGAGACGGCATGCAGCTCACCGGGGACCGGTTCACGACCGAGGCTGCCCTCTTCGGCAACGACCTTGCGACACAGCCCAATTACCCCGCCGAGATCCGCGCACCACAGGGCACCCTGCCCGGTGTGTCGTCCTTCCAGATCCAGATCGCGGACTACGACATCCTGACCGCCGGCGATCGTCCCGATGTTCTCGTCGCGATGAATCCTGCCGCATTGAAGGCCAACGTGGGGGACCTCCCTCGCGGCGGCCTGATCATTGCCAACTCCGACGAGTTCACCAAGCGCAACCTGGCCAAGGTCGGCTACGACGCCAGCCCCCTGGACAACGACGAACTGTCCGACTACGTCGTGCAGCCGGTGGCGATGACGACCCTGACGCTGGGTGCGGTCGAAGCGATCGGTGCGTCCAAGAAGGACGGTCAACGCGCCAAGAACATGTTCGCCCTCGGTCTGCTGTCGTGGATGTACGGCCGCGAACTCGAGGCCAGCGAGAGCTTCATCCGGGACAAGTTCGCCCGCAAGCCCGAAATCGCCGAGGCCAATGTGCTGGCGCTCAAGGCGGGCTGGAACTACGGCGAGACCACCGAGGCCTTCGCCACCACCTACGAGGTCGCCCCGGCCAAGCTCAAGAGCGGCGACTACCGGCAGATCTCCGGTAACACCGCGCTGGCCTACGGCGTCGTGGCCGCCGGGCAACTCTCCGATATCCAGGTCGTGCTGGGTACCTACCCCATCACCCCGGCCTCCGACATCCTGCACGAACTGTCCAAGTACAAGCACTTCAACGTGATGACCTTCCAGGCCGAGGACGAGATCGCCGGCATCGGGGCCGCCATCGGCGCCTCCTACGGCGGCGCGCTCGGCGTCACCAGCACCTCAGGTCCCGGTGTCTCGCTGAAGTCCGAGGCCATCGGCCTGGCAGTGATGACCGAACTGCCCCTGCTGGTCATCGATGTGCAGCGCGGCGGCCCGTCCACCGGGCTGCCGACCAAGACCGAGCAGGCCGATCTGCTGCAGGCCCTGTACGGGCGCAACGGTGAGTCGCCGGTCGCGGTGCTCGCGCCGTGCTCTCCGTCGGATTGCTTCGACATCGCCATCGAAGCGGTGCGGATCGCCATCGGCTATCACACGCCGGTGATCATCCTGTCCGACGGCGCGATCGCCAACGGTTCGGAGCCGTGGCGCATCCCGGACATCAGCACCTACCCGGCCATCGATCACACGTTTGCCAAGTCCGGCGAGCCGTTCGAGCCCTACGCCCGCGATCCGGAGACCCTGGCGCGTCAGTTCGCCGTGCCGGGCACGCCGGGCCTGGAACACCGCATCGGTGGTCTGGAATCGGCCAACGGCTCGGGCAACATCTCCTATGAGCCCAAGAACCACGATCTGATGGTCCGGCTGCGCCAGCTCAAGATCGACGGCATCACGGTGCCGGATATCGAGGTCGACGACCCGGACGGTGACGCCGAACTGCTGCTGCTCGGCTGGGGCAGCTCGTATGGGCCGATCGGGGAGGCGTGCCGTCGCGCCCGCCGCAACGGCATCAAGGTCGCGCACGCACAATTGCGCTATCTCAACCCGTTCCCGGCCAACCTCGAAGAGGTGCTGCGCCGCTACCCGAAGGTGGTCGTGCCGGAGATGAACCTCGGCCAGCTGGCGCTGCTGCTGCGCGGCAAGTTCCTGGTCGACGTGCAGTCGGTCACCAAGGTCGAGGGCATGGCGTTCCTGGCCGACGAGGTCGAGGGCATCATCGACGCGGCGCTAGATGGAACGCTGCGCGAAAAGGAAACCGACAAAGCCAAGTTCGCCCGGTTGGCCGCGGCCACCGTGGAATCTGTGGGAGCGAGCGCATGA
- a CDS encoding PfkB family carbohydrate kinase — translation MAPELVPGVTVLGNLAIDVINGAPPSPGGCASFAGVALESAPGTAHIVAMGEEKHHELFDPVLERFGSLVRLLPSDRTSGFSLDYDDTDHRHMGVQAIGPVWTPRDVDTDDPRTTWIHLAPLLRTDFPAETLAHLAARGHRIAYDGQGLVRADHVGPLKLDRHFSPELLRHLDVLKLAEDEAVIVADGAFDLATAEALGVPEILVTYGSEGCDIYKDGRVVRVPAAWRVMDVQTTGAGDMFTACYVAHRAAGADPRRAVEVASELVARELQKRVGVRSAQA, via the coding sequence ATGGCGCCAGAGCTCGTCCCGGGCGTGACTGTGCTGGGAAACCTGGCCATCGACGTCATCAACGGGGCTCCGCCGAGCCCGGGTGGATGCGCTTCGTTCGCCGGCGTGGCACTGGAATCCGCGCCGGGCACCGCCCACATCGTGGCGATGGGCGAGGAGAAGCATCACGAGCTCTTCGACCCGGTGCTCGAGCGGTTCGGCTCCCTGGTGCGCCTGCTGCCATCGGATCGCACCAGCGGATTCAGCCTGGACTACGACGACACCGACCACCGGCACATGGGGGTCCAGGCGATCGGCCCGGTATGGACACCGCGCGATGTCGACACTGACGACCCCCGCACCACCTGGATCCACCTGGCCCCGCTGTTGCGCACCGATTTTCCCGCCGAGACCCTCGCTCACCTGGCGGCCCGCGGTCACCGCATCGCCTACGACGGCCAGGGTCTGGTGCGCGCGGACCACGTCGGCCCGCTGAAACTGGACCGGCATTTCTCCCCGGAGTTGCTGCGCCACCTCGACGTGCTGAAGCTCGCCGAGGACGAGGCCGTCATCGTCGCCGATGGCGCCTTCGACCTCGCGACGGCCGAGGCGCTCGGGGTGCCCGAGATCCTGGTGACCTACGGCTCAGAGGGCTGCGACATCTATAAGGACGGCCGCGTGGTGCGGGTGCCCGCCGCCTGGCGCGTGATGGATGTGCAGACGACCGGCGCCGGCGACATGTTCACCGCCTGCTACGTCGCGCACCGGGCAGCCGGGGCCGACCCGCGGCGCGCCGTGGAGGTCGCCAGCGAGCTGGTGGCCCGCGAATTGCAGAAGCGCGTCGGGGTGCGTTCGGCTCAGGCGTAA
- a CDS encoding LacI family DNA-binding transcriptional regulator, with product MHRYKVREIAQQSGLSEATVDRVLNDRPGVRENTRAEVMQAIADLDKQRAQLRLNGRRYLIDVVMQTPQRFSDAFRSAIEAELPAFAPAVPRARFHLWESGSAAQTAEVLARIKGSHGVILKAQDEPEVAEAVDRLVAAGVPVVTYSTDVANSDRCAYVGIDNHGAGLTAAFLVDQWLGEAPSGVLITVSRTVFRGEGEREVGFRSGLRGTGRDIVEVSDSDGIDATNERLVLDALKRHPGIEAVYSPGGGNDATVRAFERLGRVCRVFVAHDLDVDNRRLLREGKLSVVLHNDLRADARLAIRVIFAQHRALPEEPVRPAPIQVITPYNLPAP from the coding sequence ATGCACCGCTACAAGGTTCGCGAGATCGCTCAACAATCCGGGCTGAGCGAGGCGACCGTCGACCGGGTCCTCAACGACCGGCCCGGCGTCCGGGAGAACACCCGCGCTGAGGTCATGCAGGCCATCGCCGACCTGGACAAGCAACGAGCCCAGCTGCGGCTCAACGGTCGCCGCTACCTGATTGACGTGGTGATGCAAACCCCGCAGCGGTTCTCCGACGCGTTCCGGTCGGCGATCGAGGCCGAGCTGCCCGCCTTCGCCCCGGCCGTACCCCGGGCCCGGTTCCATCTGTGGGAGTCGGGCTCGGCCGCGCAGACCGCCGAGGTGCTGGCCCGTATCAAGGGCAGTCACGGTGTCATCCTCAAGGCACAGGACGAGCCCGAGGTCGCCGAGGCCGTGGACAGGCTCGTCGCCGCGGGCGTGCCGGTGGTCACCTACAGCACCGACGTGGCCAACAGCGACCGCTGCGCCTACGTGGGCATCGATAACCACGGTGCCGGCCTGACAGCGGCGTTCCTGGTGGACCAGTGGCTCGGAGAGGCGCCGTCGGGCGTGCTGATCACGGTCAGCCGCACGGTGTTTCGCGGGGAAGGTGAACGTGAGGTCGGATTCCGGTCCGGGCTGCGCGGCACCGGACGTGACATCGTCGAGGTGAGCGACAGCGACGGTATCGATGCCACCAACGAGCGGCTGGTGCTCGATGCACTGAAACGCCATCCGGGGATCGAGGCCGTCTACTCGCCGGGCGGCGGCAACGACGCGACCGTGCGGGCATTCGAGCGTTTGGGGCGGGTGTGCCGGGTGTTCGTCGCCCACGACCTCGATGTCGACAACCGCAGGCTGCTCCGCGAGGGCAAGCTCTCGGTAGTGCTGCACAACGATCTGCGGGCCGACGCCCGGCTGGCCATCCGGGTCATCTTCGCCCAACACCGGGCCCTTCCCGAGGAGCCGGTCCGGCCCGCTCCGATCCAGGTCATCACCCCTTACAACCTGCCCGCGCCCTAG
- a CDS encoding phytanoyl-CoA dioxygenase family protein produces MPASLTASEWITESACDLDEFRRQVLRDTDLAAYPHAVDIRRNVLVYSAAGIAAADRRALQSEVIRALSEGPGVVVFENAFDGAVTDRVSAAFNDIIDAQRARGGAAGDHFGAAGANDRVWNAAQKLALHAPEAYAEYYAADTLALVSQAWLGPRYQVTSQVNVVNPGGAAQVPHRDYHLGFVYADQLAHYPAHLHRMSAALTLQGAVAHCDMPLASGPTMLLPYSQRFEAGYIAFYRPEFIEFFAEHHVQVPLRKGDAVFFNPALYHGAGENTSADISRMANLLQISSPFGRAMESLDRTAMVKAVYPALLRMQRAGRPLADLVNIVNATAEGYAFPTNLDNDQPIGSLAPPSQVDTVLAALADGLELDGLIAVLDAQDERRTP; encoded by the coding sequence ATGCCCGCTTCGCTCACCGCCTCCGAGTGGATCACCGAGTCCGCCTGCGACCTCGATGAGTTCCGTCGCCAGGTGCTGCGCGACACCGATCTGGCCGCTTACCCGCACGCCGTCGACATCCGGCGCAACGTCCTGGTGTACTCGGCCGCCGGCATCGCCGCGGCCGATCGCCGGGCGCTGCAGTCCGAGGTGATCCGTGCGCTCAGCGAGGGGCCCGGCGTGGTGGTCTTCGAGAACGCTTTCGATGGTGCGGTCACCGACCGTGTCTCCGCGGCGTTCAACGACATCATCGACGCCCAGCGTGCGCGGGGTGGCGCGGCCGGAGACCACTTCGGTGCGGCCGGGGCCAACGACCGGGTCTGGAACGCCGCGCAGAAACTCGCCCTGCACGCTCCCGAGGCGTACGCCGAGTACTACGCCGCCGACACCCTGGCGCTGGTCTCGCAGGCCTGGCTCGGACCGCGCTATCAGGTGACCTCGCAGGTGAACGTCGTCAATCCCGGAGGCGCCGCGCAGGTTCCGCACCGGGACTACCATCTCGGATTCGTTTATGCCGACCAGCTGGCGCACTATCCGGCGCACCTGCACCGGATGTCCGCGGCACTGACGCTGCAGGGCGCGGTCGCGCATTGCGATATGCCGCTGGCGAGCGGGCCGACCATGCTGCTGCCGTACTCGCAGCGGTTCGAGGCCGGCTATATCGCCTTCTACCGGCCCGAGTTCATCGAGTTCTTCGCCGAGCATCACGTCCAGGTGCCGCTGCGCAAGGGTGACGCGGTGTTCTTCAATCCGGCGCTGTATCACGGTGCAGGAGAAAACACGTCGGCCGATATCAGCCGGATGGCCAACCTGCTGCAGATCTCCTCGCCCTTCGGTCGCGCGATGGAGTCACTGGATCGCACCGCGATGGTCAAGGCGGTGTACCCGGCGCTGCTGCGGATGCAGCGGGCCGGCCGGCCGCTCGCTGACCTGGTCAACATCGTCAATGCCACCGCCGAGGGCTACGCGTTTCCGACCAACCTGGACAACGATCAACCGATCGGCAGCCTCGCCCCACCCAGCCAGGTCGACACCGTGCTGGCCGCCCTGGCCGACGGACTCGAACTCGACGGACTCATTGCAGTACTGGACGCACAAGACGAACGGAGAACCCCATGA
- a CDS encoding Gfo/Idh/MocA family oxidoreductase: MTTIGVIGLGRIGAFHTETLSGLPGIDGLVITDERADVTASVAAKHGARAVGSVEELLASGVDGVVVAAATPAHAELTLASVERGIPTFCEKPIASTAAESARVAEIISRSGVPVQVGYQRRFDAAFAAAKNAVDAGTLGILHTVRSTTMDPAPPPMDYIKGSGGIFRDCAVHDFDIIRWITGQNAVEVYATGTVQGDPLFAEYGDVDSAAVVVRFDGGALGVVSNARYNARGYDCRLEVHGFQDSVAAGWDQGVPLLNTDPRNDFPSGPAHNFFMDRFTEAFRTELAGFVEVAEGGPVRGATVADAVEVAWLAEAATESLRRGAPVTIAEVRNA, from the coding sequence ATGACCACCATCGGAGTGATCGGACTGGGCCGCATCGGCGCATTCCACACCGAAACCCTTTCCGGGCTGCCCGGAATCGACGGGTTGGTGATCACCGATGAACGCGCGGACGTGACTGCGTCGGTGGCCGCCAAGCACGGCGCCAGGGCCGTCGGCTCCGTCGAGGAGCTGCTGGCCTCGGGCGTCGACGGCGTGGTGGTGGCCGCGGCCACCCCGGCGCACGCGGAACTCACCCTGGCCTCCGTGGAGCGCGGTATCCCGACGTTCTGCGAGAAGCCGATCGCCTCCACGGCCGCCGAGAGTGCCCGGGTCGCCGAGATCATCAGCCGCTCAGGCGTGCCGGTGCAGGTCGGCTACCAACGCCGCTTCGACGCCGCCTTCGCTGCGGCCAAGAATGCCGTCGACGCAGGCACATTGGGCATCCTGCACACCGTGCGGAGCACCACGATGGACCCCGCTCCCCCGCCGATGGACTACATCAAGGGCTCCGGCGGCATCTTCCGGGATTGCGCCGTACACGATTTCGACATCATCCGCTGGATCACCGGCCAGAACGCCGTCGAGGTGTATGCCACCGGAACGGTGCAGGGCGACCCGTTGTTCGCCGAGTACGGCGATGTCGATTCGGCTGCCGTGGTGGTGCGTTTCGACGGTGGCGCACTCGGTGTGGTCTCCAACGCCCGCTACAACGCCCGCGGGTACGACTGCCGCCTCGAGGTACACGGCTTCCAGGACAGCGTCGCCGCCGGCTGGGATCAGGGTGTGCCGCTGCTGAACACGGACCCGCGCAACGATTTCCCGTCGGGTCCGGCACACAACTTCTTCATGGACCGCTTCACCGAGGCGTTCCGCACCGAGCTTGCCGGCTTCGTCGAGGTCGCCGAGGGCGGACCGGTCCGCGGCGCGACCGTGGCCGACGCCGTCGAGGTGGCCTGGCTTGCCGAAGCCGCCACCGAATCCCTGCGCCGGGGCGCCCCGGTGACCATCGCGGAGGTACGCAACGCATGA